A region from the Papaver somniferum cultivar HN1 unplaced genomic scaffold, ASM357369v1 unplaced-scaffold_125, whole genome shotgun sequence genome encodes:
- the LOC113331339 gene encoding heat shock 70 kDa protein 18-like, translating into MIQVEYKGKDIQFSAEEISSMVLIKMRETAEAYLGSTVKNAVITVPAYFNDSQRHATRDAGVIAGLNVMRLLSEPTAAAIAYGLDRKGTGAGVKNVLIFDLGGGTFDVSLLTINEGNFEAKATAGDTHLEGEDFDNRMLNHFV; encoded by the coding sequence ATGATACAAGTGGAATACAAGGGAAAGGATATACAGTTTTCAGCTGAGGAAATCTCATCTATGGTTCTCATTAAAATGCGAGAAACTGCAGAAGCTTATCTTGGTTCAACCGTTAAGAATGCTGTTATTACTGTTCCTGCTTACTTTAATGATTCCCAGCGTCATGCCACTAGAGATGCCGGTGTGATTGCTGGACTTAATGTAATGCGACTCCTCAGTGAACCAACAGCGGCTGCGATTGCTTACGGTCTTGACAGGAAGGGGACAGGTGCTGGTGTGAAGAATGTTCTTATCTTTGATCTTGGTGGGggtacttttgatgtttcattacTTACTATTAACGAGGGTAACTTTGAAGCCAAGGCTACTGCTGGAGATACTCACCTTGAGGGAGAGGATTTTGATAACCGGATGTTAAATCACTTTGTCTAG
- the LOC113331340 gene encoding heat shock cognate 70 kDa protein 1-like translates to MDLFKKCMEPVEKCLTDAKMDKSVIHEVVLIVQAVVLSGQGNEKVQDLVLLDVTPLSLGVETTIPLGMVLLQHLLVLLSSQYVFDMDENGILNVSAEEKKTGNKNMITIENNKGRLSKAEIERLVLEAEKYKLEDEEHRKKAESRNSFENYVCEIKDMINNIGGKLASYDKRKIEDAVNKAVKWLNSNELADVNNSTKQMRDLENAFNPIMAKMYPRGGGRTQN, encoded by the exons ATGGATTTGTTCAAGAAATGTATGGAACCTGTTGAGAAGTGTTTGACGGATGCTAAGATGGATAAGAGTGTGATTCACGAAGTTGTCCTCATTG TGCAAGCTGTTGTTTTGAGTGGTCAGGGTAATGAGAAAGTGCAGGACTTGGTTCTGTTGGATGTCACTCCTCTGTCCCTTGGTGTTGAGACAACCATTCCCTTGGGAATG GTATTGCTCCAGCACCTGCTGGTGTTGCTAAGTTCACAGTATGTTTTTGATATGGATGAGAACGGTATATTGAATGTGTCTGCCGAGGAGaagaaaacaggaaacaaaaatatGATTACCATTGAAAATAACAAAGGGAGGTTGTCGAAGGCTGAGATTGAGAGGTTGGTTTTAGAGGCTGAGAAATACAagttagaagatgaagaacataggAAGAAGGCCGAGTCAAGAAACTCCTTTGAGAATTATGTATGCGAAATTAAGGACATGATCAATAATATCGGAGGGAAGCTAGCATCTTATGATAAGAGGAAGATCGAGGATGCAGTCAACAAAGCCGTTAAGTGGTTGAATAGCAATGAATTAGCGGACGTAAATAATAGCACCAAGCAGATGAGGGACTTGGAGAATGCATTCAACCCTATCATGGCAAAGATGTACCCGCGGGGTGGTGGCAGGACGCAAAATTGA
- the LOC113331520 gene encoding 54S ribosomal protein L51, mitochondrial-like gives MALRGVWKLKKLVVSYCDWGGSSRGIRAFMQSDLPAFKEDNPQLEVVSELNLGRHPFLKALYKNKNERVVCVRNLTPENVLQHATRLRNALGRKVVKLKTRHVTKHPSVQGTWTPDTKFEC, from the exons ATGGCATTGAGAGGAGTATGGAAGTTAAAGAAGCTGGTTGTGAGCTACTGTGATTGGGGAGGAAGTAGTCGAGGAATCcg GGCATTCATGCAATCTGACCTACCTGCATTTAAAGAGGACAATCCTCAACTTGAGGTTGTTTCTGAACTCAACCTTGGTCGGCATCCATTTTTAAAAGCACTTTACA AGAACAAGAATGAACGTGTTGTCTGCGTGAGGAATCTGACACCTGAAAATGTTCTCCAACATGCGACAAGGCTAAGAAATGCATTAGGAAGGAAGGTGGTAAAGCTGAAGACCAGGCATGTCACTAAGCACCCGAGTGTTCAAGGTACATGGACCCCAGACACAAAGTTTGAATGCTGA